The Candidatus Omnitrophota bacterium sequence CCGATAACGCCCGTTCCGGGAACAGAGGGGAAAAAGAATAAGGATTCGAATGGAGAATAGTAAGGAATTCAGGTTCTCCCCCACCGGGCTTGCTGGCAGGCAAAGGGTCTGGCAACGGGTTTTTGAGATAATGCCCGGGGCGGTAAGCTGGGGGATAATATGCGGCATGACCGTCCTGTCGGCTTTTTTCCCGCTGGTCGCGGCCATACTTATTATCGCTTTCTATATCTATTGGCTTCTCAGGATATTCTATCTTACGATATTCCTGGTGTTGTCGTACCTGCGCTTATCGGTGGAAAAGGATACCGATTGGATGGACCGCGTCAGGAATACGGACAAGATAAAGGACGATATGGGTTCATGGCCGAAGAAAGGCAGATCCGGGTCCAGGGCGAAGGATATATCGGAAAAATTTTATCGTAAGGACGTAGAAAACCTTATCCGAAGCCGGGGAAAAAAGATCCATTCGGATGATATCTACCATATCGTGATAGTACCGATAGCCAAGGAATCTGGCGAGATCGTGAATCCCGGGATAATGAGCATGACAAAGAGCAAGTTCCCCACTTCCCGGATATTGCTTGTCATGGCGCTTGAGGCCCGGGCGGAGGAACAGGTTAAGAGGGACATCAGGGAGATCGGGAGAAGATATAAGGATCTCTTCCTCGACGTTCTTATCGTGGAGCACCCTGACGGTATTCCCGGAGAGATACGGGCAAAAGGGGCAAATACGACTTTCGCCGCGCGGGCAGGAAAAGAGTTCTTTTCTGAGAGGAACATTCCCCTGGAGAACGTATTGGTCTCATGTTTTGATTCCGATACGGTCGTTAACGAGCAGTATTTCGCGTGTCTTACTTATTATTTCTTGGTATGTCCGTTCAGGTGTAAGGCCAGTTTCCAACCCATACCCGTATACAACAATAACATCTGGGATGCGCCCGGACTGACCAGGGTCCTGGACATAGGGTCCTCTTTTTTCCTGCTTATCGAAGCGACCAACCCTGAAAAACTGGTGACATTCTCCAGCCATAGTATGAGCTTCCAGGCTTTATGTGATATAGGGTATTGGCCGGTAGACATGATCTCGGACGATTCGGCGGTTTTCTGGAAGGCGTTCCTGCAGTTTAACGGGGAGTACCATACGGTACCCATGTACACTACGATATCCATGGACGCGGTCGTTGGAGAAAGTTTGTGGAAGACGGTGGTCAATGTTTATAAACAAAAGCGTAGATGGGCCTGGGGTGTCGAGAACTTCCCCATAGTGATGCGAGGATTCATGCAGAACCGCGGGATCCCATTGTTGACCAAGATAAAACAGTCATTTAAATTGCTGGAGGGACACGTATCCTGGTCCACGTGGGCGTTCCTGCTCACTTTCGTAGGGTGGTTACCGGCGGCATTGTCCCTGGATAAAGAGTTCGCTGTTTCCGTATTCTATTACAGCGGCCCCCGGGTCGCGGCTACGATCTTCAACCTGGCATCGTTCTCGCTCATCGCAAGTATCATTCTGAGTTTCTGCATGCTGCCGAGAAGAGGGAAAAAAGTATCTTTGCTGAAAAAAGCGGGGTTCATTCTCCAATGGCTGCTTATGCCATTTACCCTTATTTTCTTAAGCGCGCTTCCTGCCTTGGACGCCCAGACGAGATTAATGACCGGCAGGTACATGGGGTTCTGGGTAACAGATAAGATAAAAAGCGGGAAAAGCTGAACAGGCTGAAACCCGCATATACGGCAGGGCCTAGGGGCTAAATTTTTTATAACTTAACGAAAAATCTATCAAAAATATGGTATAATACTGCCTATGGAAGAACGGCGCAAATGGAAAAGGCACAAGGTAACTTATCCGGTAGAGTTCGACGATAAGTCCAGCGAGCAGTACCTTGAGATCGTGGACCTGTCGGCCGGGGGTATGGCTTTTACTTTCCAGGAAAACTTGAAGGAGAGAAAAAGCCTGCCCATGCGTATATACTTGAAGAAGAAGATGTTCTGTGTTAAAGCCACCCCGGTCTACTCTGAAGAAGTACCCGAAAAAAAATTTGTCATAGGAGCAAAATTCGAAGATCCAACGGAAGACTTTTTGAACGTACTTGATCTAGAGATAAGGGAGATCTCAGATTTCAGGAAAGAGTTCAATCTCTACAACGGAAAAAATATTTCGTTCGAACAAGCGTGCATGGAATATCTCGCCAACTCTTCTCCTATTCGCATGTAGGGGCTCAAAGACGGTTAATTGTCGGTTAATCTTTGGTTTACACGCCTTAACACACATTAAATCATTTATATTAAACAAGTTGCGTAAATACGCGCATCTGGCTATTTGAACGTATACTCTACTTTATATCCTCCGGCTAGTGTATACTATAAATGTAGGGTAAAATAAAAGAAAGCATGAATTTTGTGGGAAAACAGATCTTTCACATAGGGATTTCGGTATATTTTATTTTTATTGTGAATAATATATACAAATTTGCATTTAATTATTAATAATGGTATGCTTGTTATGAATTTTAAAAAGGTACCCAGTTGGGGGTGGTTAAAATGAAGATAATGACCAAAAACCAAAAAGGTTTTACTTTGATAGGGTTTCTTATGGCATCGCTTATCTTTGCCCTTGTAGGCATAGTGGCGGGGGGGATATATTTCTACCATGCCAAGCTTATTAACGACGCCAGCGAGACCTCTCAAAGGGACATGGAAGCACAGTTCATAATCAACCACCTTGTGGAGAATATTGAGCAGTCAGCGTGGGTGGTAGTAAAGGGAAGTAACAATATTGAACTGCATTCCCACTCGTCCGATCACCTGAGGGAGTATGTTTTCGACGGGGACACGCTTTATTTCCGCGGAGGTGGGGCGAACAAAGCCCTGGTTTCCGGGATAACGTCTGACCAGATGTTCTTTGGCACGGGGGTGGGAAGGCCGACATCCAGGTTCAAGGAGGTACAGATAAAGTTCTGGGCCAAGAACGAAGAGGACGAGGAAGCTACGGGGACCAAGGACAGGTTCTTCGTGCAGACGACCGCGGCCGCGCAGGAAAGCTGGAACGTGATATATGTGAGTTCGACAACACTGTACGCGATCCAGGACGGCACCAAAATATTCCCGTACACGACCATACTGCAAGCGCTTAACGCGGCACAGCAGGGCGACGCTATAGTGGTTCTTCCCGGGACATATGAGATCTCCGGTACGATGAACATAACGCATGACCACATGTATTTTTCCCCGGGAGCGAACCTTATTTTCAAGGAAGGAGCGGTCGTTCTTATGGACCCGGGAGCGAACCTGTACATCGATGGGAATTTGCAATTCCAGGCGAGCGAAGCTTCAAGAATAACCATGGGTACGCTTGATCCGGACAGTACGTATGGCTGGCAGATGCATATAGCCGGGGACCAGGAATATTTTGATTTTTCACATATAGATTTTCAGGGGTTGGGCAGTATACAGGTCAACAACTGGAGGCTTATGCGCCAGAGTCAAGCTTCGGACTTCGACGTCAATATCAACGATTGCACGATACAACAGGGAAGCACGGGCGGGTTCAGTATCTCCGGGGCCAAGAACGCCCTCATCGAGAATAACACATTTACTACCAAATATAGCAGTCTGGGCATATCCGGTAATTATTACTCTCCTACTGACCAGGCCATTGGGCTCTACAATAACGTTTTCGCCAACGATAAAACAGGCAATTATTATTATGGCGGCGGGGCCTCTGTATACGCGTATACCGGAGGAAGCGACTCAAAGACCGTTGTGGAGGTAAAGGGGAACTATTTCGATACCATGTCCGGCGGATTGTCGGTAGGGACGAACGCCAGCTACTACTCCAGGGACTCGGGCGGGGCGGCCGCGGAAATAACCGTAGCCGACAATAGCTTCAAATATGGCCGCGGCAACGCGCTTTATGTCAGCCAGTACGCGTATTATGACGACGCGGCGAATTATACCGCCGATGTATACAATAACGAGTTCGTACGCGATACGAGCGTGCCAAAAAGCGATTATTACTATTATAACCAGGCCACCCCGATAAGTTACTATACCTACGGGAAGTCCGATGTAAGCGCGCGCATACACGACAATACGATAAAAGGCGGGGCAGGGGAGGCGACCGATTACTGGTATTACGGGAATAGCCCGGCGGTAAGCATCCGGGGGTATAACTCGAATCCCAACAGCCGCATCCTTGTGGACTCGAACCATATAGACAATCTGGGCAAAGGGGTAGGGGGGATATCCGTGAATTATTCACAGACCCCCACGATCATCAGGGATAACGAGATAATAGGGAATAAATTATACGGTATTATCGCCAACAACGCGAAGAACGTTATCATCGACAACAATATAATCGAAAGCCCCTATTACAGCATATACGCCTATGACAACAGCAGCTATTACGCTGATGGGGACCTGGTGGTGACCAATTCGGTGCTCAAGGGCAGGATATACTCGCAGAAAGGGAGCTCTAACGATACCATTATAGAGAACAGCATTATGTTGGGCGGATACGCCGTATCCGACGAGAAATACACGATATGGGGCTCAAGCAACTTCACGATAAAGGACAGTATCCTGTGGAACGGGGCGAAAATATATTCCGGGACCAAGAGCACGGTGACCAACTCCTGTGTGCAGGGAGCGGCCGAGAACGCCGGTACCAAGGTCTTTTCCGAAGACCCGAAGCTTAACCTGAGCTACCAGGTGACTTCCGATGACGAAAGGTTCTTTACTTATAGTACCGCTTATACCGCGGGTAAGACCGGGACAGGTATAGGCGCCAAGCTTGATTTGAGCAAGATCAACTAAGGACATGGGGCTGAAAAACGAAAAAGGGATAATCATAATATCGGTACTTATAATTGCCGCGACCCTTACTATACTTGTAGGGGCGTTCTCCATGTCGATCTACAGGAGGACGCAGATATACAAAAAATTCCTTAACTCACAACGCGCCTACTATGCTGCCGTTTCCGGGGTACATTACGGCAACAACCAGCTGATGATACAGTGCTGGGGCGGGGGCGGGTGGATAATACCCGAGGAAGAGGAGCTTAATCTCTTTGTGACGGACCAGGGCGAGACTGTTACTCTGAATTACGAACTCCTGAACAATACCGTAAGAGTAACGGGCGAGAGCGAGGTCGACGGGGTCAAACGCACGATAATATGTGACGTTGACCAGGTCGGGGGCAAGACCACCGAGAAATATATAACAAGATGGCAATCCGTAAAAAACTGAATGAAAAAGGTTTTACGATCATTGAGACGCTCGTGGCCGTGCTTATACTGTCGATAGTCGCCAGTGCCATAGCGGGAGTGTATATACATGAGAAAGGGCTCCTCAACCAAGCCGCCCACAGGATGCAGTCGATGAACTACGCGCGCGCCTGTGCTGACAGTCTATTGGCGCTGTGTGGGAGGTTCCAGATATCGAGATGCTGGACAAATCTTCCCACGGAGCTCAATGACGGCATGCACGATGCCAGGACAGATCCGGAACTATGTGTCCTGCCGGAGAGCTATTTCCGGGATACGATGAAAGGGGAACTCAAGTACGAGGTGAAAAAATACGAGACCAATCGCACGAAATGGTCGGCAAACGGGATAGTAAGGGGAAAGATAATAGTGGAGTGGACCGAGAACTTTCCGAAAGAAGAAAAAAAGACACAGGAACTGAGCGTCATATTAGGATCGTATGACGAATATTTTTGAATAATATGCTGAGAAACAGAAAAAAAGAACAAAAAGAAGCAGAACTGGTCTCCGAGGCCGGGATCTCGGAAAAGGGCCGGGAACTTATTGTCAATGCCGATGTCATCATCGCCAGGATGGCCCTGGCGGCGTTCTTCATGATCATCATACCGGTCCTTCTCGCTTTCTATCTGACGTTCGAGGTGTTCATCAGGCGGAACATCACGTTCACCACACAATACGCCCGACTTATTGTTTTCTGGATGTGCCTGTCCGGATTATTCGGGTACTTTGTCATCCGTAAATATATCAAGGACATCATAGACATAGTCAAAAAGACCCAGCAGATATACAAGAACGTGGGCTTCCGGGAACAGCTGGAAGCCACATACCAGAAAGAGGTCAAGGACCTGTCCCTCGCCTTTAACAAGGTGACAAGCGAACTGGAAGAAAGGATACATGACCTGGAATATTCCAGGAGCATGGCAAGGGAGCTTTTCCAGAAAATTGGGCACGTCATAGTATCGACGCAAAAAATAGATGTTCTTCTTAACTTGCTTGCGCAGAGCACACGCAAAGTGCTTAAGGCGGAATCCTGTTTTATCGCGCTTTACGATAGGGTGGACGGGCGCTTGAGGCTCAAGGCTTACGTGGGCCCCCAAAAGGACCTTCCGGAGAACATGGAACTCTCTGACAAGGAAGGCATAACCGGGATGGTCATCAACAGCAAAGAACCCATGGTGGTGAAAAAGCCGAAGACCGAAGGGATACATATCCCCTCCGCTTCTGAAGGGGAGAAAATAAGGTACAACAACGCCATATGCGTTCCCATTGTCGAGAAGAAGGAAATAAAAGGTGTTATGGGGGTCTGCGATGTGGAAGATACGGAGAAACTCGACACAGAGGACCTCTTCATGCTTGAGAACCTGGCGAACCATGTGGGGACATCCGTATCGAACTTTGAGCTTAACGCGTCCATAGAGGAGACCTATTACTCGACCCTGTTGTCCCTTGCCCGCGCGGTGGAAGCAAAAGACGCTTATAGTGGGGGACATCTTGAAAGGGTGGGGGCATATGCCGAACACCTGGCGGTGAGGATGGGGCTCGACAAGGAACAAAAAAAGATCCTCAAGGGCGGGGCTATCCTCCATGACCTGGGAAAGGTCGGGATAACCGACAGCGTGTTAAATAAGCCGGGCAAATACACCGAGGAAGAATACGCGGTGATGAAACAGCACACGGTCATCGGGGAGAACATATTAAAACCGCTAAGGTCCATGACAAAACTGGCCCAGCTTGTGCGGTCACATCACGAATGTTGGGATGGATCAGGCTATCCGGACGGATTAAAGGGGGAAGAGATCCCATTGGTATCCAGGATAATCACTATAGCGGACATCTATGACGCTCTTACCACGGAGAGGGCCTACAAGAAAGCTATGCCCACAGGCGAGGCTGTCAAGATCTTGCAGAGCTATGCCGGCACAAAACTTGACCCGAAACTGGTCGATGTGTTCATTGAGGTGCTGAAAGACATGGAAAAAGAAAAAGCCACCCGAGACAAGGAGACCAAAGAATGAGGCCAAAAGTAAGCATAGGTAGGATCCTTATCGGCATAATCGCGTTCTTTGTCATCATTACGATGTGGTATATCATAGAAGAGAAAGAAAGTATGCGTGTTAATAACGCGATGTTGAGCAAAGAGAAAAAAGCGCTGGAAGAAAAGATCAAATCCCTTTTCAAGGACAAGGCCACCCTTGAGACGTCCCTGGAAGCCGTAAGGGGAGAAAAAGAACTTCTTACCGGTAAGATGGAGGAATACCAGCAGGAGAACGAAAAGTTGTCCGAAACGATAAAAACATTCAACGACCAGATGATAGCGGTACAGGATAACATGCAGAAAAAAGACACGGAAATATCCGAGTTGCGAAATAAAATAAACGTTTTCACCCAGGAAAAGGAAGACCTCATTGCGCAACTGGAGAAGGCAAGGAGCATGCCGGCCATTGCCGTCGCTGAGGAAGAGGAAGAAGAAGCGGGATGGAGAGGCGACCCATCGGCGGTGCTAGGCCAGCTTGAGCCTATAATCGTGGAGGCCACGTCACCACAATCCGGATATGACAGCGCGCCCAAGGCCTTTATTGAGACCGCCGTAGAGGGGGATATCCTGGACGTGAACAAGGAGTATAATTTCGTCGTATTGAACATAGGCGCCGGACACGGGGTGAAAGCCGGGGACCTGCTGTTCGTGGTCAGGGACAAGAAGCTTCTTGGAAGAGTACAAGTCACCAAGACGGGGCCGGATGTTTCCGTGGCCGAACCCATGTATAAAGCTTTAAGGGACAACATCAAAAAAGGCGACAAGGTAAAATACTGATAAGGGAAACAAGCATATGGGACAGATCGACATTAAAACATTGCGGGAGATCCTGACCAGGATAACCGCCGTGTATATAAGCCATGACTTCATCGATGTGGGGCAGATGGAGATAGGTTTTTCCGGGGGAAAGGTGGATTTCATACAGAGGTATCCGGTAAAAAGGAGCCTTAGGCACGCGCCTCTCGCCACTATAAACGCGGAACTCGGGAAGGCCATGGAAAAATGTATCGATATGGAGAACGAAAAACCCGCGCGTATCGCGGTGAACCTTAAGAACGATTTTTTCCTTCTTCGCAGGTTCTCTTTCGCGAAAGTACCGGAAGCCGAGATCGAGAACGCGGTCTCTTTCGAGATGCAGAAATATATTCCTTTCAGGGCCGAGGATATAAGCCATAATTTCAAAAAAGTGGGTGTAATCGACGATAGGCAGGAAGTCGTTTTCGGGGCGGCCGAAAAGACCAATCTTAACAATCTACTGCAGTTCTTCGTCAGCAAAGGCATGATCCCGTCAATAGCCGAGCCCGAGCCGGTCCTTATGACCAGGGCCCTCTGGAAGGAAGGCTCAATAGAGCGGGA is a genomic window containing:
- a CDS encoding prepilin-type N-terminal cleavage/methylation domain-containing protein; the encoded protein is MAIRKKLNEKGFTIIETLVAVLILSIVASAIAGVYIHEKGLLNQAAHRMQSMNYARACADSLLALCGRFQISRCWTNLPTELNDGMHDARTDPELCVLPESYFRDTMKGELKYEVKKYETNRTKWSANGIVRGKIIVEWTENFPKEEKKTQELSVILGSYDEYF
- a CDS encoding glycosyltransferase family 2 protein — its product is MENSKEFRFSPTGLAGRQRVWQRVFEIMPGAVSWGIICGMTVLSAFFPLVAAILIIAFYIYWLLRIFYLTIFLVLSYLRLSVEKDTDWMDRVRNTDKIKDDMGSWPKKGRSGSRAKDISEKFYRKDVENLIRSRGKKIHSDDIYHIVIVPIAKESGEIVNPGIMSMTKSKFPTSRILLVMALEARAEEQVKRDIREIGRRYKDLFLDVLIVEHPDGIPGEIRAKGANTTFAARAGKEFFSERNIPLENVLVSCFDSDTVVNEQYFACLTYYFLVCPFRCKASFQPIPVYNNNIWDAPGLTRVLDIGSSFFLLIEATNPEKLVTFSSHSMSFQALCDIGYWPVDMISDDSAVFWKAFLQFNGEYHTVPMYTTISMDAVVGESLWKTVVNVYKQKRRWAWGVENFPIVMRGFMQNRGIPLLTKIKQSFKLLEGHVSWSTWAFLLTFVGWLPAALSLDKEFAVSVFYYSGPRVAATIFNLASFSLIASIILSFCMLPRRGKKVSLLKKAGFILQWLLMPFTLIFLSALPALDAQTRLMTGRYMGFWVTDKIKSGKS
- a CDS encoding HD domain-containing protein, with the protein product MLRNRKKEQKEAELVSEAGISEKGRELIVNADVIIARMALAAFFMIIIPVLLAFYLTFEVFIRRNITFTTQYARLIVFWMCLSGLFGYFVIRKYIKDIIDIVKKTQQIYKNVGFREQLEATYQKEVKDLSLAFNKVTSELEERIHDLEYSRSMARELFQKIGHVIVSTQKIDVLLNLLAQSTRKVLKAESCFIALYDRVDGRLRLKAYVGPQKDLPENMELSDKEGITGMVINSKEPMVVKKPKTEGIHIPSASEGEKIRYNNAICVPIVEKKEIKGVMGVCDVEDTEKLDTEDLFMLENLANHVGTSVSNFELNASIEETYYSTLLSLARAVEAKDAYSGGHLERVGAYAEHLAVRMGLDKEQKKILKGGAILHDLGKVGITDSVLNKPGKYTEEEYAVMKQHTVIGENILKPLRSMTKLAQLVRSHHECWDGSGYPDGLKGEEIPLVSRIITIADIYDALTTERAYKKAMPTGEAVKILQSYAGTKLDPKLVDVFIEVLKDMEKEKATRDKETKE
- a CDS encoding PilZ domain-containing protein; amino-acid sequence: MEERRKWKRHKVTYPVEFDDKSSEQYLEIVDLSAGGMAFTFQENLKERKSLPMRIYLKKKMFCVKATPVYSEEVPEKKFVIGAKFEDPTEDFLNVLDLEIREISDFRKEFNLYNGKNISFEQACMEYLANSSPIRM